A genomic window from Populus alba chromosome 19, ASM523922v2, whole genome shotgun sequence includes:
- the LOC118044103 gene encoding uncharacterized protein isoform X1, with product MTPANLAGQFGDTTYTKVFVGGLAWETQKETMKKYFEQFGEILEAVVITDKATGRSKGYGFVTFREPDAAMRACVDAAPVIDGRRANCNLASMGVQRSKPSTPKHGGAGRNFRVMSSFQTGFGGGVGTAFPPAASFPHYAIQQGMPYNVYGYSSYSPDYTYPTSYYNVYGGATAQYPMYGTGHGGLMNGSAAAFYPYLQFGEGSGGAATSYPTSGQSYGVQYPYNLFQYSAINSTTGGYPQHYGAPMSLAPTAALPSGVTLALQAPPIPHR from the exons ATGACTCCAGCAAATTTGGCAGGTCAGTTTGGTGACACAACTTATACTAAGGTATTTGTTGGAGGGTTGGCTTGGGAAACTCAAAAGGAGACCATGAAGAAATACTTTGAGCAGTTTGGTGAGATCTTGGAAGCTGTTGTCATCACTGATAAGGCCACTGGCAGATCCAAAGGCTATGGATTT GTAACTTTTCGAGAACCTGATGCTGCCATGAGGGCTTGTGTGGATGCTGCTCCAGTGATAGATGGAAGAAGAGCTAACTGTAATCTTGCATCTATGGGTGTTCAGAGATCCAAACCCTCTACCCCAAAGCATG GAGGAGCAGGGAGGAACTTTAGGGTAATGAGCTCTTTTCAGACAGGGTTCGGAGGTGGTGTGGGCACAGCTTTTCCTCCAGCTGCATCCTTCCCTCATTATGCCATCCAACAAGGGATGCCGTATAATGTCTATGG GTACTCTTCATACTCGCCAGACTACACATACCCAACG AGCTACTACAATGTGTATGGAGGGGCAACTGCTCAGTATCCCATGTATGGAACTGGGCATGGTGGGCTGATGAATGGTTCAGCTGCAGCCTTTTACCCGTATCTACAATTTGGAGAAGGAAGTGGAGGAGCCGCCACCAGCTACCCTACGTCCGGGCAGAGCTATGGTGTCCAGTACCCATACAACCTGTTTCAGTATTCAGCCATTAATTCAACCACCGGAGGATATCCACAGCATTATGGTGCACCTATGTCTCTTGCTCCCACCGCGGCCTTGCCATCAG GCGTGACCTTGGCTCTTCAAGCTCCTCCAATTCCTCATCGCTAG
- the LOC118044103 gene encoding uncharacterized protein isoform X2, producing the protein MTPANLAGQFGDTTYTKVFVGGLAWETQKETMKKYFEQFGEILEAVVITDKATGRSKGYGFVTFREPDAAMRACVDAAPVIDGRRANCNLASMGVQRSKPSTPKHGGAGRNFRVMSSFQTGFGGGVGTAFPPAASFPHYAIQQGMPYNVYGYSSYSPDYTYPTSYYNVYGGATAQYPMYGTGHGGLMNGSAAAFYPYLQFGEGSGGAATSYPTSGQSYGVQYPYNLFQYSAINSTTGGYPQHYGAPMSLAPTAALPSVCFAVPQA; encoded by the exons ATGACTCCAGCAAATTTGGCAGGTCAGTTTGGTGACACAACTTATACTAAGGTATTTGTTGGAGGGTTGGCTTGGGAAACTCAAAAGGAGACCATGAAGAAATACTTTGAGCAGTTTGGTGAGATCTTGGAAGCTGTTGTCATCACTGATAAGGCCACTGGCAGATCCAAAGGCTATGGATTT GTAACTTTTCGAGAACCTGATGCTGCCATGAGGGCTTGTGTGGATGCTGCTCCAGTGATAGATGGAAGAAGAGCTAACTGTAATCTTGCATCTATGGGTGTTCAGAGATCCAAACCCTCTACCCCAAAGCATG GAGGAGCAGGGAGGAACTTTAGGGTAATGAGCTCTTTTCAGACAGGGTTCGGAGGTGGTGTGGGCACAGCTTTTCCTCCAGCTGCATCCTTCCCTCATTATGCCATCCAACAAGGGATGCCGTATAATGTCTATGG GTACTCTTCATACTCGCCAGACTACACATACCCAACG AGCTACTACAATGTGTATGGAGGGGCAACTGCTCAGTATCCCATGTATGGAACTGGGCATGGTGGGCTGATGAATGGTTCAGCTGCAGCCTTTTACCCGTATCTACAATTTGGAGAAGGAAGTGGAGGAGCCGCCACCAGCTACCCTACGTCCGGGCAGAGCTATGGTGTCCAGTACCCATACAACCTGTTTCAGTATTCAGCCATTAATTCAACCACCGGAGGATATCCACAGCATTATGGTGCACCTATGTCTCTTGCTCCCACCGCGGCCTTGCCATCAG TGTGTTTTGCTGTGCCACAGGCGTGA
- the LOC118044157 gene encoding DNA repair RAD52-like protein 1, mitochondrial isoform X1: MAAMSTRKFLTLNPLSSSPLKQSLLFLSSLNYSTKSSAFGARNKNTATEKLSDIDENDSVPTSGISRPLSEILKELNKKVPDTLVSQRVDNGFSIKYVPWHLVNRIMNLHAPEWSGEVRNITYSPDSKSVSVVYRVTLYGTDAELHRESTGTAALDETGFGDPVQKAEAMAFRRACARFGLGLHLYHEDMC, translated from the exons ATGGCAGCAATGTCTACGAGGAAATTCCTCACTCTAAACCCACTATCCAGCTCTCCTTTGAAACAATCACTCCTTTTCTTGTCTTCTCTCAACTACTCTACCAAGTCTTCTGCTTTTGGTGCCAGAAACAAAAACACAGCAACAGAGAAGCTAAGTGACATCGATGAAAACGATTCTGTACCCACTTCAGGAATAAGTAGGCCACTCTCTGAAATACTCAAAGAACTCAACAAAAAGGTCCCTGATACTCTAGTTAGTCAGCGTGTTGATAATGGGTTTTCGATCAAATATGTTCCTTG gCATCTTGTTAACAGGATTATGAATTTACATGCTCCAG AATGGTCTGGTGAGGTTCGGAACATCACTTATTCACCTGATAGCAAGTCTGTATCTGTTGTTTACCGTGTCACTCTCTATGGAACCGATGCTGAG CTACACAGGGAGTCGACCGGAACTGCCGCATTGGATGAGACAGGTTTTGGAGATCCTGTGCAAAAGGCAGAAGCAATGGCATTTCGTAGAGCCTGTGCACGCTTTGGTCTTGGACTTCATCTTTATCATGAAGACATGTGCTAG
- the LOC118044157 gene encoding DNA repair RAD52-like protein 1, mitochondrial isoform X2, with translation MAAMSTRKFLTLNPLSSSPLKQSLLFLSSLNYSTKSSAFGARNKNTATEKLSDIDENDSVPTSGISRPLSEILKELNKKVPDTLVSQRVDNGFSIKYVPWHLVNRIMNLHAPEWSGEVRNITYSPDSKSVSVVYRVTLYGTDAELCLNRTLMPKPEGVVVKGI, from the exons ATGGCAGCAATGTCTACGAGGAAATTCCTCACTCTAAACCCACTATCCAGCTCTCCTTTGAAACAATCACTCCTTTTCTTGTCTTCTCTCAACTACTCTACCAAGTCTTCTGCTTTTGGTGCCAGAAACAAAAACACAGCAACAGAGAAGCTAAGTGACATCGATGAAAACGATTCTGTACCCACTTCAGGAATAAGTAGGCCACTCTCTGAAATACTCAAAGAACTCAACAAAAAGGTCCCTGATACTCTAGTTAGTCAGCGTGTTGATAATGGGTTTTCGATCAAATATGTTCCTTG gCATCTTGTTAACAGGATTATGAATTTACATGCTCCAG AATGGTCTGGTGAGGTTCGGAACATCACTTATTCACCTGATAGCAAGTCTGTATCTGTTGTTTACCGTGTCACTCTCTATGGAACCGATGCTGAG TTGTGTCTTAATCGAACTCTGATGCCTAAACCAGAGGGAGTAGTTGTGAAAGGCATATAA
- the LOC118044286 gene encoding dynamin-2A → MEAIEELSQLSESMKQATSLLADEDVDENPSSSSRRSSTFLNVVALGSVGAGKSAVLNSVIGHPVLPTGENGATRAPISIDLQRDGSLSSKSIVLQIDNKSQQVSASALRHSLQDRLSKGVTGRIRDEIYLKLRTSTAPSLKLIDLPGLDQRIVDESMVGDYAEHSDAILLVIVPAAQAPEIASYRALRIAKEYDGEGTRTVGVISKIDQATTDQKALAAVQALLLNQGPPKTADIPWIALIGQSVSIASAQSGSESSLETAWKAESESLKSILTGAPQSKLGRIALVDALAQQIRKRMKVRLPNLLSGLQGKSQTVQDELMRLGEQMVQSAEGTRAIALELCREFEDKFLQHIMTGEGSGWKIVASFEGNFPNRIKQLPLDRHFDINNVKRIVLEADGYQPYLISPEKGLRSLIKGVLELAKEPSRLCVDEVHRVLVDIVSASANATPGLGRYPPFKREVVAIASAALDGFKNESKKMVVALVDMERLFVPPQHFIRLVQRRMERQRREEELKNRSSKKGNDSEQAILNRATSPQTGGSLKSMREKSNQADKEGQEASSLKTAGPEGELTAGFLSKKSAKTNGWSKRWFVLNEKTGKLGYTKTQEERHFRGVITLEECNIEEVPDEEEPPPKSSKDKKKVNGPDTKAPSLVFKITSKVPYKTVLKAHSAVILKAESMADKVEWINKILKIAQPSKGGKMRGVSPEGGPAMRHSLSDGSLDTMARRPADPEEELRWMSQEVRGYVEAVLNSLAANVPKAVVLCQVEKAKEDMLNQLYSSISAQSTTRIEELLQEDQNVKRRRERYQKQSSLLSKLTRQLSIHGNRASAASSWSSGDGAESTPSPRTNGSAGDDWRSAFDAAANSPLDNGSLSRPASNGHSRYYGNGDASTGSNSSSRRTPNRTPNRFPPAPPQSGSSGYRY, encoded by the exons ATGGAAGCGATCGAAGAGTTGTCTCAGTTATCGGAGTCGATGAAGCAAGCAACGTCGTTGCTTGCTGATGAGGATGTTGATGAAAATCCGAGTTCAAGTTCAAGACGGAGTTCAACTTTTCTTAACGTTGTTGCTCTTGGCAGTGTA GGTGCAGGTAAATCTGCTGTTTTGAACAGTGTAATTGGGCATCCTGTTCTG CCAACTGGTGAAAATGGCGCCACTCGGGCCCCTATAAGCATTGACTTACAGAGAGATGGTTCTTTGAGCAGCAAATCCATTGTCTTGCAGATTGACAATAAATCTCAACAAGTTTCTGCAA GTGCTTTGCGGCATTCTTTGCAGGATAGGCTAAGTAAGGGTGTCACCGGCAGGATTCGGGATGAGATATACCTGAAACTGCGCACAAGCACAG CACCTTCCTTGAAATTGATTGACTTACCTGGCTTGGATCAACGGATTGTGGATGAGTCTATG GTTGGTGACTATGCAGAGCACAGTGATGCCATTTTGCTAGTTATTGTGCCTGCAGCCCAGGCACCTGAAATTGCTTCATATCGAGCCCTCAGGATTGCCAAGGAGTATGATGGAGAAG GTACTAGAACTGTTGGTGTAATTAGTAAAATAGATCAAGCTACTACGGACCAGAAAGCTCTTGCAGCTGTTCAGGCTCTCCTTCTAAATCAGGGGCCACCGAAAACTGCTGATATCCCATGGATTGCTTTAATTGGTCAATCAGTTTCAATTGCTTCTGCGCAGTCTGGGTCTGAAAGCTCTCTGGAAACTGCATGGAAAGCAGAGAGTGAAAGTCTCAAATCAATACTGACTGGAGCCCCACAGAGCAAGCTAGGCAGAATTGCTTTAGTAGATGCTCTGGCACAGCAAATTCGTAAGCGCATGAAAGTTCGGCTTCCAAATCTTCTCTCTGG TTTGCAAGGGAAGTCTCAAACAGTTCAGGATGAACTAATGAGGCTTGGGGAACAGATGGTTCAAAGTGCTGAGGGCACAAGAGCCATAGCTTTGGAGCTTTGTCGTGAATTTGAGGATAAATTTCTCCAACACATTATGACGGGTGAG GGTTCTGGTTGGAAAATTGTTGCAAGTTTTGAAGGGAATTTTCCAAATAGGATCAAGCAACTTCCTTTGGATAGacattttgatatcaataatgTTAAGAGG ATTGTCTTAGAAGCAGATGGATATCAACCATATCTTATATCACCTGAAAAGGGTTTAAGATCCTTAATAAAAGGTGTGCTGGAGCTTGCAAAAGAACCATCCCGTCTCTGTGTTGATGAG GTACATCGTGTCCTGGTGGATATAGTTTCTGCTTCTGCAAATGCTACACCTGGTCTGGGAAGATACCCTCCTTTCAAGAGAGAG GTTGTAGCCATTGCAAGTGCTGCTTTAGATGGGTTTAAGAATGAATCAAAGAAGATGGTTGTCGCGTTGGTTGATATGGAGCGATTATTTGTGCCGCCACAACATTTCATCCGCTTGGTGCAAAGGAG GATGGAAAGACAGCGCCGAGAGGAGGAGCTTAAGAACCGGTCctcaaagaaaggaaatgattCTGAGCAGGCTATATTAAACAGG GCGACTAGTCCTCAAACAGGTGGAAGTTTGAAATCAATGAGAGAGAAATCCAATCAGGCTGATAAGGAAGGGCAGGAGGCTTCTAGCTTAAAGACTGCTGGTCCTGAAGGAGAACTAACAGCAG gttttttatcaaagaaaagtGCAAAGACTAATGGATGGAGCAAGCGATGGTTTGTTTTGAACGAGAAGACTGGGAAG CTTGGTTACACAAAAACACAAGAGGAGAGACATTTTCGTGGTGTCATCACTTTGGAG GAATGCAACATTGAAGAGGTTCCAGATGAGGAAGAACCTCCTCCAAAGAGTTCAAAGGATAAGAAGAAAGTCAATGGACCAGATACTAAAGCTCCCAGTCTTGTATTTAAGATTACCAGCAAGGTTCCATACAAAACCGTTTTGAAAG CTCACAGTGCTGTTATTTTGAAGGCTGAGAGTATGGCTGACAAAGTTGAGTggataaacaagatattaaaaatTGCTCAACCTTCTAAAGGAGGGAAAATGAGGGGTGTATCTCCTGAAGGTGGTCCTGCAATGCGGCATAGTCTTTCTGATGGCTCTTTG GATACGATGGCTCGAAGACCTGCTGATCCAGAAGAAGAACTTCGATGGATGTCCCAAGAAGTGCGTGGATATGTAGAGGCAGTTTTGAATAGCTTAGCTGCTAATGTTCCCAAA GCAGTTGTTCTATGCCAAGTTGAGAAGGCAAAGGAAGATATGCTAAATCAGTTGTATAGCTCTATCAG CGCTCAAAGCACAACAAGGATTGAAGAGCTTCTTCAAGAGGACCAGAATGTAAAGCGCAGGAGGGAGCGATACCAGAAACAGTCCTCTCTCCTTTCAAAGCTAACACGCCAACTCAGCATCCACGGCAACCGAGCTTCTGCTGCTTCTAGCTGGTCTAGTGGTGATGGAGCAG AGAGCACCCCAAGCCCAAGGACAAATGGTTCGGCTGGCGATGACTGGAGATCTGCATTTGATGCAGCTGCCAACAGTCCTTTAGACAATGGAAGCTTATCAAGACCTGCATCAAATGGTCACAGTCGATATTACGGCAATGGTGATGCGAGCACCGGTTCCAACTCCAGCAGCCGTCGCACTCCTAATCGCACTCCTAATCGGTTTCCACCCGCTCCTCCACAGTCTGGTTCTTCAGGTTACAGATATTAA
- the LOC118044376 gene encoding uncharacterized protein: protein MCNVEVMVEQPQCASVYEEPALTSEPPPTRIDIAHLIRDLSNRPQIWEYPVNQQDEIRKAYINLGPYQPLMSEYPLTAHRFATKCLENLKISHVILRRGHDECPESKNRGNFLEMMELLASYNEQVGALVLGNAPQNAKYTSHQIQKEILHVFARNLQSSIRHEIGDARFCLIVDEARDESRREQMALVIRFIDRSGFIRERFLDIVHVKDTTASTLKEEISFNLIFIINIVSASCKRNDELRAFQEATIEHLVDIGEIETGKGVNQVGGLQRPGDSRWSSHFKSICSLIKMYGATCLVLENIALNGSTYSQRGGAAFSFKLLMSFDFAFFLHIMKNVMGITDVLCQALQQKSQDILNAMHLVTSTKTLIQKLRDDGWKTLLEEVTSFCKHQDIKVPDMDACFSSVGRSRRKTKSVTVKHHYRVDIFAAIIDQQLQELNNRFNEQAIELLKLSTGLDPRNSYKLFNIEDICLLVDKFYPEDFSDQEKIHLRFQLQHYELDVPNHPKLKNMSSIADLCQGLVETEKSTIYPFIDRLIRLILTLPVSTATTERAFSAMKIVKTRLRNRMEDDFLICKREIKQKPKREVKREAKEMKMWVFVRRDRYRG, encoded by the exons ATGTGTAATGTTGAAGTTATGGTTGAGCAGCCCCAATGTGCTTCAGTTTACGAAGAACCTGCATTGACTAGTGAACCACCTCCTACTAGAATCGACATTGCtcatttaattagagatttaaGCAATCGTCCTCAAATTTGGGAATACCCAGTTAATCAACAGGATGAAATTCGAAAGGCATACATTAATTTGGGGCCATATCAACCTTTGATGTCTGAATATCCGCTGACTG CTCACAGGTTTGCTACTAAGTGCTTGGAGAATTTGAAAATCAGTCATGTCATATTGAGAAG AGGGCATGATGAATGTCCAGAATCAAAAAACCGaggtaattttcttgaaatgatgGAACTTTTAGCATCTTACAATGAGCAAGTAGGAGCTCTTGTTTTGGGTAATGCTCCACAAAATGCTAAATACACCtcacatcaaattcaaaaagaaattttgcatgtctttgcTAGAAATCTTCAGTCTTCAATTCGTCATGAGATTGGTGATgcaagattttgtttaattgttgaTGAAGCTCGAGATGAATCCAGAAGAGAGCAAATGGCCCTTGTTATTAGGTTTATTGATAGAAGTGGATTTATACGAGAAcgatttttggatatagttcatgTCAAAGATACAACTGCTTCAACTCTTAAGGAAgagatttccttt aatttgatctttattattaacattgttaGTGCTTCTTGCAAGCGTAATGATGAGTTACGGGCTTTTCAAGAAGCTACAATTGAGCATCTAGTTGATATTGGTGAGATTGAAACAGGTAAAGGAGTTAATCAAGTAGGTGGTTTGCAACGACCTGGAGATAGCAGATGGAGTTcacatttcaaatcaatttgcagtttgataaaaatgtatGGGGCAACTTGCTTGGTTCTTGAAAACATTGCTTTAAATGGATCTACTTATTCTCAACGTGGTGGTGCGGCCTTTTCATTTAAGTTGTtaatgtcatttgattttgcattcTTCTTACATATAATGAAGAATGTTATGGGAATTACTGATGTGCTTTGTCAAGCATTGCAACAAAAATCTCAAGACATTTTAAATGCTATGCATTTGGTGACTAGCACAAAAACTTTAATTCAGAAGTTAAGAGACGATGGTTGGAAAACTCTTTTAGAAGAAGTGACATCATTTTGTAAGCATCAAGACATTAAAGTTCCTGATATGGATGCTTGTTTTTCTAGTGTGGGACGATCTCGTCGTAAAACAAAATCAGTAACAGTTAAGCATCACTACCGGGTTGATATATTTGCAGCTATCATTGATCAGCAATTACAAGAGCTAAATAACAGATTCAATGAACAGGCGATCGAGCTTCTTAAATTGAGCACAGGTTTAGATCCTAGAAATagctataaattattcaatattgaagaTATATGCTTACTTGTTGACAAGTTCTATCCTGAAGATTTTTCTGaccaagaaaaaattcatttgagattTCAGTTGCAGCATTATGAGCTTGATGTACCCAATCATCCAAAGTTAAAGAATATGTCATCGATTGCGgatttatgtcaaggattggttgaaacagaaaaatcaacaatttatccATTCATTGACAGGTTGATTCGGCTTATCTTGACTCTTCCTGTTTCGACAGCAACTACTGAACGAGCTTTCTCAGCGatgaagattgttaaaacaagacttcGCAATCGGATGGaagatgattttctt ATATGCAAGcgagaaataaaacagaaaccGAAACGTGAAGTGAAGAGAGAAGCCAAGGAAATGAAGATGTGGGTTTTTGTTAGAAGAGACAGATATAGAGGGTAG